Proteins encoded by one window of Cryptococcus gattii WM276 chromosome K, complete sequence:
- a CDS encoding Cell wall chitin biosynthesis-related protein, putative (Similar to TIGR gene model, INSD accession AAW46083.1), with protein MSDTAAFKFGSFDYICQHAALVVCPMLGDQQGIAPTCYSRNVQLGSQIIFQPSTCILHIAALIMATIMLLHVRSKYTAVGRKEIMLFFYMYMWVELFAIFLDSSIIPTANKVYPWFAAIYAGSVGALYWCLLINGFVGFQFHEDGTPMSLWFLRISSLVVGAVCFGIAAATFKGTSSSISPTNTVGLFITYLVFPCVCVLIYFISQMLLVVRTLDDRWVIGDLLFMAGFYIAGVLLLIAFSVTICDSVKHYVDGVFFSTLAFLFAVMMVYKYWDSITKEDLEFSVGSKQAVWDVKDPLLATGMDYYEDDTQSAYHGAGGSLVGGYNGNQYYSNQPGYAQSAYGQQGYGQYGAGGYGQGHY; from the exons ATGTCGGATACCGCAGCGTTCAAGTTTGGATCCTTTGATTATATATGTCAACATGCCGCTTTAGTGGTTTGTCCCATGCTTGGTGATCAGCAAGGGATTGCTCCCACATGTTACAGCAGAAACGTTCAGCTGGGTAGTCAGATTATCTTCCAGCCGT CAACATGCATCCTGCACATTGCTGCGTTGATCATGGCGACCATCATGCTTCTTCACGTCCGTTCCAAGTATACCGCAGTCGGCAGAAAAGAAATCATGTTATTTTTCTACATGTACATGTGGGTCGAGCTCTTCGCCATCTTCCTTGACTCGTCCATCATCCCCACCGCCAACAAAGTCTACCCT TGGTTCGCGGCGATATATGCCGGTAGTGTCGGTGCGCTATACTGGTGTCTCCTCATAAACGGTTTCGTCGGCTTCCAATTCCATGAAGACGGTACACCCATGTCGTTATGGTTCCTCCGTATTTCCTCACTTGTCGTCGGTGCTGTTTGTTTTGGCATCGCAGCCGCTACATTTAAGGGaacctcctcttccatttcACCGACAAATACTGTGGGATTGTTCATCACATACTTGGTATTCCCTTGTGTGTGTGTTTTGATTTACTTTATCTCGCAGATGTTGTTGGTGGTCAGGACTTTGGATGACCGTTGG GTTATTGGTGATCTCCTTTTCATGGCTGGTTTCTACATCGCCGGTGTCCTTCTCCTGATCGCGTTCTCCGTGACAATTTGCGACTCTGTCAAGCACTACGTCGATGGCG TGTTTTTCTCTACTCTCGCCTTCCTTTTCGCCGTCATGATGGTTTACAAATACTGGGACT CTATTACCAAGGAAGATCTTGAATTTTCCGTTGGCTCCAAACAAGCTGTCTGGGACGTCAAAGACCCTCTCCTCGCC ACCGGTATGGATTACTACGAAGACGACACCCAATCAGCATACCACGGAGCAGGTGGATCCCTCGTTGGCGGATACAATGGTAACCAATACTATAGTAATCAACCTGGGTACGCGCAGAGCGCCTATGGTCAACAAGGATATGGGCAGTATGGTGCGGGGGGCTATGGACAAGGACATTACTAG
- a CDS encoding 26S proteasome non-ATPase regulatory subunit 6, putative (Similar to TIGR gene model, INSD accession AAW46082.1), with the protein MADDSVPLPYPNLKIPTWYYQIQHVDYKKDEAEKTFWEAVEKDEMAPYLKSINSDKTELIQKLEEKNKEQVEEYDRKLKDAEENEGDSEISELLRNKAMYFVRIGDKERALAALEVAIEKTAGLGAKIDLVLAIVRIGLFFSDIHLVTTNLARANNFIDSGGDWDRRNRLKVYRALRHLTIREFKEAAELLIDSLSTFTATELMEYDEFVALTILAAGVGCDRKGIKDKVLASPEVNGALPNIPSLASLTNSLYKSNYSAFFIALAEVEQQYLLTIPYLVPHARYYVREMRIKAYSQLLESYRSLTMERFCRSFGVSEQYMDKDLSRFIASGRLACTIDKVNGVITTNKLASQNKTAMYEQVLKQGDVLLSDIQKLHRVVG; encoded by the exons ATGGCTGACGACAGCGTGCCCCTTCCCTACCCCAACCTCAAAATTCCTACTTGGTACTATCAGATACAGCATGTTGACTACAAGAAGGACGAAGCGGAGAAGACTTTCTGGGAGGCTGTCGAGAAAGATG AAATGGCACCATACCTCAAGAGCATAAACTCTGACAAGACGGAACTTATCCAAAAGCTCGAAGAGAAGAACAAGGAGCAGGTAGAGGAGTACGATCGTAAATTGAAAGATGCagaagagaatgaaggGGACAGCGAGATTTCAGAGTTGTTGAGGAATAAGGCGATGTACTTTGTCAGGATAGGAGATAAG GAGCGAGCGCTGGCGGCTTTAGAGGTTGCAATTGAGAAGACGGCAGGATTGGGAGCAAAGATCGATCTCGTTTTGGCCATTGTGCGAATCGGATTGTTCTTCTCTGATATCCACCTCGTCACCACCAACCTCGCCCGTGCAAACAA CTTTATCGACTCTGGTGGTGATTGGGACCGAAGAAATCGACTGAAGGTGTACCGAGCTCTCCGACATTTGACTATCCGAGAGTTTAAGGAGGCTGCCGAGCTCCTTATCGACTCATTGTCTACTTTTACCGCAACAGAATTGATGGAGTATGACGAGTTTGTGGCGTTGACCATTCTGGCTGCTGGTGTTGGATGTGACAGAAAGGGTATCAAGGACAAA GTTCTCGCAAGCCCCGAAGTGAACGGTGCCCTACCCAACATCCCCTCTTTAGCCAGCCTGACGAACTCTCTCTATAAGAGCAACTATtctgccttcttcatcgCTCTCGCCGAAGTTGAGCAACAGTATCTCCTGACCATTCCCTACCTTGTCCCTCATGCCCGATATTACGTCCGCGAGATGCGGATCAAGGCTTATTCTCAGCTTCTCGAATCATACAGGAGCCTGACGATGGAAAGGTTTTGCCGTTCATTTGGCGTTAGCGAGCAATATATGGACAAGGACTTGTCGAGGTTTATTGCGAGCGGACGATTAGCGTGCACAATTGATAAGGTGAACGGAGTGATTACTACGAACAAGTTGGCGAGCCAGAATAAGACGGCGATGTATGAACAGGTGCTCAAGCAAGGCGATGTGCTCTTAAGCG ACATTCAGAAGCTGCACCGAGTGGTAGGATAG
- a CDS encoding Phosphoglycerate mutase, putative (Similar to TIGR gene model, INSD accession AAW46081.1) translates to MSTRPPTSPNADDANKKQKTAQVNKKVCLIVHDGWGLSKEEKGNAIFHGDTTHMDAIRDKHNFVELEAHGLAVGLKEGLMGNSEVGHLNIGAGRIVWQDIVKIDQSIKKDEFKDQPAIIDAMKHAKETSGRLHLLGLVSDGGVHSHIQHLFALLRVAKSYEIPHVFIHFFGDGRDTAPKSATKYIKQLQDYIKEVGVGEISTVCGRYYAMDRDKRWDRIKIAVNGLVKGEGEKTDQEGLIKTVEDNYEKDVTDEFIKPIISGSEDSRIKKGDSLYMFNYRSDRMREIVQVLGLPDKPMEVDVPEDLHITTMSRYNIEFPFPVAFPPQGMTNVLAEWLAKQGVKQCHIAETEKYAHVTFFFNGGVEKQFENEQREMIPSPKVATYDKKPEMSVQGVADKVAETVKSDKFEFVMCNFAPPDMVGHTGDYDAAVKAITATDAAVKTVYDACEEAGYVLCITADHGNAEQMLDPKTGNPHTAHTTNHVPFIVTGNKGSLEVSDEPGALADVAPTILDILGLPKPEEMSGRSLVAKK, encoded by the exons ATGTCCACCCGTCCACCCACCTCTCCCAACGCCGACGACGCTAACAAGAAGCAGAAGACCGCCCAGGTCAACA AGAAAGTCTGCTTGAT CGTCCACGACGGTTGGGGTCTTTcgaaggaggagaagggtAACGCCATTTTCCACGGTGACACTACCCACATGGATGCCATCCGCGACAAGCACAACTTTGTCGAGCTCGAAGCTCACGGTCTTGCTGTCGGTTTGAAGGAGGGTTTGATGGGTAACTCCGAAGTTGGACACTTGAACATTGGTGCCGGCCGAATTGTTTGGCAGGATATCGTCAAGATTGACCAGT CCATCAAGAAGGATGAGTTTAAGGACCAGCCCGCTATCATTGATGCTATGAAGCACGCCAAGGAGACCTCTGGTCGACTTCATTTGCTCGGTCTCGTTTCTGACGGTGGTGTCCACTCCCACATCCAACACTTGTTCGCCCTCCTCCGAGTCGCCAAGTCTTACGAGATCCCTCATGTCTTCATCCACTTCTTCGGTGATGGTCGAGACACTGCTCCCAAGTCTGCTACCAAGTACATCAAGCAGTTGCAAGACTACATCAAGGAGGTCGGTGTCGGAGAGATTTCTACCGTCTGTGGGAGATACTACGCCATGGACCGTGACAAGAGGTGGGATCGTATCAAGATTGCGGTCAACGGTTTGGTCAAGGGCGAGGGTGAGAAGACTGACCAGGAGGGTTTGATCAAGACTGTTGAAGACAATTACGAGAAGGATGTGACTGATGAGTTCATCAAGCCCATCATCTCTGGCTCTGAAGACTCCCGAATCAAGAAGGGTGACTCTCTCTACATGTTCAACTACCGATCAGACAGGATGCGAGAGATTGTCCAGGTGCTCGGTCTCCCCGATAAGCCTATGGAGGTTGACGTTCCCGAGGACTTGCACATCACCACCATGTCCAGGTACAACATTGAATTCCCCTTCCCTGTCGCTTTCCCTCCTCAGGGTATGACCAACGTCCTCGCCGAGTGGCTCGCCAAGCAGGGTGTCAAACAGTGCCACATTGCCGAGACCGAAAAATACGCCCACGTtaccttcttcttcaacgGTGGTGTCGAGAAGCAATTCGAGAATGAGCAGCGTGAGATGATTCCCTCTCCCAAGGTTGCCACCTACGACAAGAAGCCTGAGATGTCCGTTCAAGGCGTTGCCGACAAGGTCGCTGAGACTGTCAAGTCTGACAAATTCGAATTTGTTATGTGTAACTTTGCCCCTCCCGATATGGTTGGCCACACTGGTGACTATGATGCCGCTGTCAAGGCTATCACCGCTACCGACGCCGCTGTCAAGACTGTTTACGACGCTTGTGAAGAGGCCGGTTACGTCCTCTGTATTACTGCCGACCACGGAAACGCTGAGCAGATGTTGGACCCCAAGACTGGTAACCCCCACACCGCCCACACTACTA ACCACGTCCCCTTCATCGTCACTGGTAACAAGGGTTCTCTTGAGGTCTCCGACGAGCCTGGAGCTCTTGCCGACGTCGCTCCTACCATCTTGGACATCCTTGGTTTGCCCAAGCCCGAGG AGATGAGCGGTCGCTCTTTGGTTGCCAAGAAATAA